Proteins encoded in a region of the Nicotiana tomentosiformis chromosome 9, ASM39032v3, whole genome shotgun sequence genome:
- the LOC138899098 gene encoding uncharacterized protein, translated as MWMPSQGILTKLGQRCGMLSKGILFPDKARLIRAVKMYSVKECREMMVWESSPDIYKAVCRRWFTDYNWMLRVRKKKSNMWVVGKYIGTHNCEMDTFSGNHFNLDVDLISLILIPYIEASIRYKIKECITSVHQEYGCTITKRKTFLGRKRAFEIVYGDWDKSFASLPKCMVALQHFNPGTVVEWKLEQNVTHVYGKYDIKLLIAVEVDANGQIFLLAFAICANESQETWTLFLNHLKEHVVKQRSDICLISDRHGGILIYECKFRRRMESIRQEDERAYHWLMRHELDRWTFHVDGGRRWGTLTTNMSESFNGLLKYARGLPVTAMQVGAEHYWSPELFKMVRNTEYLRHYRRKCPSASLGVGGNPSPGGSSSNVPNNQGYM; from the exons atgtggatgccctcacaagggatattgacAAAATTAGGACAACGATGTGGGATGCTGTCAAAGGGAATACTTTTTCCTGATAAGGCACGCCTAATTAGGGCGGTGAaaatgtacagcgtaaaagagtgCCGTGAGATGATGGTATGGGAGTCATCTCCGGATATATACAAGGCtgtttgtcgtagatggtttacAGATTATAATTGGATGCTGCGTGTGAGGAAGAAAAAAtcaaatatgtgggttgtgggtaaatacattggcacccacaattgtgaaatggacacattcagcgGGAATCACTTTAACttggatgttgacttgatttctcttataTTGATTCCATACATTGAAGcctccataaggtacaagatcaaagagtgtattacatctgtccaccaggaatatgggtgtACCATTACTAAAAGAAAgacatttctcgggcgcaaacgtgcatttgaaattgtttacggtgactgggataagtcatttgcatctCTACCCAAGTGCATGGtcgcattgcaacactttaaccccgggactgttgttgaatggaagcttgagcaga acgtcactcatgtctatggaaagtatgatattaagctgTTGATCGCCGTTGAAGTAGACGCTAATGGACAAATATTTCTcctagcttttgctatttgtgccaatgaaagccaagagacgtggacgctatttttgaaccacttgaaggagcacgttgtcaaacaACGTTCAgatatttgtctaatatctgatcggcatggcggTATTTTAATTTAT GAGTGCAAATTCAGGAGgcgcatggaatctatcaggcaggaagacgaaagagcctatcattggttgatgcgacatgagcttgacaggTGGACATTCCATGTGGATGGTGGCAGACGATGGGGAACCCTAACTACAAATATGTcggagtctttcaacgggttattgaagtatgcacgtggattgcctgtcactgccatg caagtgggtgctgagcattattggtcGCCGGAACTATTTAAAATGGTGCGTAACACGGAGTATTTGC gacactaccgtcgtaaatgtccttcagctagTTTGGGTGTCGGTGGTAATCCTTCTCctggtggaagttcatctaatgtgcccaATAATCAAGGATACATGTAG